Proteins from a single region of Pungitius pungitius chromosome 4, fPunPun2.1, whole genome shotgun sequence:
- the large2 gene encoding xylosyl- and glucuronyltransferase LARGE2s produces the protein MNLLCRGRLKLLVASLTAVVLLTWLYLLAGNLENGRSLLLAPCLAGTPPAQMLERAVLESRVREVEEENRRIRLQLSQSQGPAGQPPDGNYGNQQWGASADTGPEDGDNTAEERNNHTECPRSPSVQKCELLHVACVCAGHNASRDVVTLVKSVLFHRRNPLHFHFITDTVAHRILSTLFQSWMVPSVQVSFYDADELKSEVSWIPNKHYSGIYGLMKLTLTKALPADLSKVIVLDTDITFATDIAELWGIFRKFTDKQVIGLVENQSDWYLGNLWKNHKPWPALGRGFNTGVILLYLERLRRIGWEQMWRLTAERELMSMLSTSLADQDIFNAFIKQNPVLVHQLPCFWNVQLSDHTRSEQCYTEVSDLKVIHWNSPKKLRVKNKHVEFFRNLYLTFLEYDGNLLRRELFGCPSQANPESVQLQAALEELDEDDQCYDFRRERLTVHRVHLYFLQYEYTAAEDGTDVTLVAQLSMDRLQMLEAICKHWEGPISLALYMSDAEAQQFLRYAQASEVLKNRKNVGYHVVYKEGQFYPVNLVRNVALKNANTPYVFLTDVDFLPMYGLYDYLRRTVVQLDMAHSKKALVVPAFETLRYRLSFPKSKAELLSMLDMGTLYTFRYHVWPKGHAPTDYAKWRTATTPYRVEWEADFEPYVVVRRDCPEYDQRFVGFGWNKVSHVLELDAQEFDLTVLPNAFMVHMPHAPSFDISKFRSSSGYRNCLNTLKDEFHQDLSRKYGSAALKYLTAQRTA, from the exons ATGAACCTGCTCTGCCGCGGCCGCCTGAAGCTGCTGGTCGCCTCCCTCACGGCCGTGGTGCTGCTCACCTGGCTCTACCTGCTGGCTGGGAACCTGGAGA ACGGACGCTCCCTCCTGCTGGCCCCCTGCCTGGCCGGGACCCCCCCGGCCCAGATGCTGGAGCGGGCCGTGCTGGAGTCCAGGGTtcgagaggtggaggaggagaaccggAGGATCCGGCTGCAGCTCAGCCAATCGCAGGGGCCAGCCGGCCAGCCGCCGGATGGTAACTATGGCAACCAGCAGTGGGGGGCCTCGGCGGACACGGGGCCGGAGGACGGGGACAACACggcggaggagaggaacaaCCACACCGAGTGTCCTCGCTCGCCCTCCGTGCAGAAGTGTGAG ctcctccacgTGGCTTGTGTTTGTGCCGGTCACAACGCCAGCAGAGACGTGGTGACGCTGGTGAAGTCCGTCCTCTTCCACAG gAGGAATCCTCTGCACTTTCACTTCATCACAGACACGGTGGCTCATCGCATCCTGAGCACCTTGTTTCAGTCCTGGATGGTTCCGTCTGTGCAAGTCAGCTTCTACGATGCAGACGAACTCAAG TCCGAGGTGTCGTGGATCCCTAACAAACACTACTCTGGTATCTACGGCCTGATGAAGCTCACGTTGACCAAAGCTCTGCCAGCCGACCTCTCCAAGGTCATCGTCCTGGACACGGACATCACCTTCGCCACGGACATTGCCGAGCTGTGGGGCATCTTCAGGAAGTTCACTG ACAAGCAGGTGATCGGCCTGGTGGAGAACCAGAGCGACTGGTACCTGGGGAACCTGTGGAAGAACCACAAGCCCTGGCCCGCGCTGGGCCGCGGCTTCAACACAG gtgtcaTCCTGCTCTACCTGGAGCGGCTGCGGCGGATCGGATGGGAGCAGATGTGGAGGCTGACGGCTGAGAGGGAGCTGATGAGCATGCTCAGTACGTCGCTGGCTGACCAG GACATCTTCAACGCCTTCATCAAGCAGAACCCCGTCCTGGTGCACCAGCTGCCCTGCTTCTGGAACGTCCAGCTGTCGGACCACACGCGCTCCGAGCAGTGCTACACCGAGGTGTCCGACCTCAAG GTGATCCACTGGAACTCCCCGAAGAAGCTCCGCGTGAAGAACAAGCACGTGGAGTTCTTCAGGAACCTCTACTTGACCTTCCTGGAGTACGACGGGAACCTGCTGAGACGAGAGCTGTTCGGCTGCCCAAGTCAGGCCAACCCAGAGAGCGTGCAG CTGCAGGCcgccctggaggagctggacgagGACGACCAGTGCTACGACTTCCGGCGGGAGCGTCTCACCGTCCACCGCGTGCACCTCTACTTCCTGCAGTACGAGTACACGGCTGCCGAGGACGGAACCGACGTCACGCTGGTGGCCCAGCTCTCCATGGACAG GCTGCAGATGCTGGAGGCCATCTGTAAGCACTGGGAGGGCCCCATCAGCCTGGCGCTCTACATGTCCGACGCCGAGGCGCAGCAGTTCCTCCGCTACGCCCAGGCCTCCGAGGTCCTCAAGAACCGCAAGAACGTGGGCTACCACGTGGTCTACAAGGAGGGCCAGTTCTACCCAGTCAACCTGGTGAGGAACGTGGCTCTGAAGAACGCCAACACGCCCTACGTCTTCCTGACTGACGTTGACTTTCTGCCCATGTACGGCCTCTACGATTACCTCAG GAGGACCGTGGTCCAGCTGGACATGGCTCACTCAAAGAAGGCTCTGGTGGTCCCGGCCTTCGAGACGCTTCGCTACCGCCTGTCCTTCCCCAAATCCAAAGCCGAGCTGCTCTCCATGCTGGACATGGGGACTCTGTACACCTTCAG GTATCACGTGTGGCCTAAAGGTCACGCCCCTACCGACTATGCCAAATGGAGAACGGCCACCACGCCCTACCGGGTGGAGTGGGAGGCGGACTTCGAGCCCTACGTGGTGGTGAGGCGGGACTGTCCCGAGTACGACCAGCGCTTCGTGGGCTTCGGCTGGAACAAGGTGTCTCACGTCCTGGAGCTGGATGCACAG GAGTTTGACCTCACGGTCCTCCCCAACGCCTTCATGGTCCACATGCCCCACGCTCCCAGCTTCGACATCTCCAAGTTCCGCTCCAGCTCCGGCTACCGCAACTGCCTGAACACCCTGAAGGACGAGTTCCACCAGGACCTGTCCAGGAAGTACGGCTCAGCCGCCCTCAAGTATCTCACGGCCCAGAGGACCGCGTGA